The Neurospora crassa OR74A linkage group IV, whole genome shotgun sequence genome has a segment encoding these proteins:
- a CDS encoding chlorogenic acid esterase, which produces MARIPLKTLALLWRLPCNSHTSRTTPTLRQATEKLAFLGQNRIRIPVVRLRRGVKKCLTLEVGADWGSPTLDNKDSAGMIKLFSETASRYPHGPIWPWISRYFASMPVLQEFGSGLFANTTFTHFTSSIPHFYATSNCDPGIMRVVCLSYVWLASILGLGFRGGVAPAIASFASCVDQSDLSVTVLGGVVHGIVNETEDACVRQFLGIPFAQPPVGDLRFAPPQPAEPFGDLDAKKLPPSCIQYLSTSPPSIYTQYLNEYNVQGLNTTSPDISEDCLTLSIWAPPTTTDDSLPVIVFVYGGAFSTGGQDVPVQIPTDWVQRTKSHIVVTFNYRLNIFGFPNALGIPLDEQNVGLLDQRLAVEWVQDNIEAFGGDPTRITLWGQSAGAVSAGYFQYAYPTDPIVNAVIMDSGSELTPVAQNLDFAHFGFTRIAGQVGCGNLTAAEELACMRSDSVTAEAINKAVQTTNEAAGTDITKYVFFTPVVNNRTVFPDYTAKSLAGEVANVPTILGSNAQDGLAFVILSTAVNQTEVFEATLDLFFCPAFKAATNRLLASVPVFRYEYFGNFTDVSPLPFLGAYHGAELPLIFGTYDIFAETSTQSPPPDKKLEVATSRTIQNDWVAIAADGAAGLEERGWPLYSSVEEGLIRTYGVAAPVESTEDGWGAGGAGGIGGVPAGVADARRIEALCPAIWQPAEVSE; this is translated from the exons ATGGCCAGGATTCCACTCAAAACCTTGGCCCTGCTATGGAGGCTTCCTTGTAACAGTCATACTTCGCGCACTACACCAACACTCCGACAAGCAACCGAGAAGTTGGCCTTCCTTGGCCAGAACCGTATTCGTATTCCTGTTGTCCGCCTGCGTAGAGGCGTCAAGAAGTGTCTAACCTTGGAAGTTGGCGCAGATTGGGGATCGCCGACGCTCGACAACAAGGACAGTGCTGGCATGATCAAGCTATTT TCCGAAACTGCCTCACGCTACCCGCATGGCCCCATATGGCCTTGGATCTCACGAT ACTTCGCCAGTATGCCTGTTCTACAAGAGTTTGGTTCTGGCCTCTTTGCCAACACCACATTTACTCATTTCACCTCATCGATACCGCACTTTTATGCCACGTCAAACTGTGATCCAGGAATCATGAGAGTGGTTTGCTTATCCTACGTCTGGTTAGCCTCCATATTGGGCCTTGGTTTTCGAGGAGGAGTGGCACCTGCGATAGCGTCGTTCGCTTCTTGCGTGGACCAGTCTGACCTATCAGTGACAGTCCTGGGAGGCGTAGTTCACGGAATCGTCAACGAGACGGAAGATGCGTGTGTACGCCAGTTTCTGGGTATCCCTTTTGCCCAACCCCCTGTAGGAGACCTTCGCTTTGCCCCGCCACAGCCTGCTGAGCCGTTCGGTGACCTCGATGCCAAGAAGCTTCCACCAAGCTGCATCCAATACCTCTCTACAAGCCCGCCCTCCATCTATACCCAGTACTTGAACGAGTACAATGTCCAGGGTCTCAATACCACCAGCCCTGATATCAGCGAGGATTGCCTAACTCTAAGCATTTGGGCCCCACCAACTACTACCGACGACAGTCTCCccgtcatcgtcttcgtctaCGGCGGTGCCTTTAGCACAGGAGGTCAAGACGTCCCCGTCCAGATCCCCACGGACTGGGTACAGCGCACCAAAAGCCACATTGTCGTCACCTTCAACTACCGCCTCAACATCTTTGGCTTCCCCAATGCTTTGGGCATTCCCCTGGACGAGCAAAATGTCGGCCTCCTCGACCAAAGACTCGCCGTAGAATGGGTCCAAGACAACATCGAGGCCTTTGGTGGTGACCCGACACGCATCACCCTCTGGGGCCAAAGTGCCGGTGCCGTGTCCGCGGGTTACTTCCAATACGCCTATCCTACGGACCCAATCGTGAACGCGGTGATCATGGACTCCGGCAGCGAGCTGACACCGGTCGCTCAAAACCTCGACTTTGCCCATTTTGGTTTCACTCGTATCGCTGGCCAGGTGGGTTGCGGCAACCTCACGGCGGCAGAGGAGCTGGCGTGTATGCGCTCTGACAGTGTCACGGCAGAAGCCATCAACAAGGCTGTGCAGACTACCAATGAGGCGGCAGGGACGGACATTACCAAGTACGTCTTTTTTACGCCGGTGGTGAATAATAGAACGGTGTTCCCGGATTATACGGCCAAGTCGTTGGCAGGGGAGGTTGCCAATGTT CCCACAATTCTCGGCAGTAATGCCCAGGACGGCCTCGCTTTCGTCATCCTCAGCACTGCCGTCAACCAAACCGAAGTTTTCGAAGCGACACTAGATCTCTTCTTTTGCCCAGCCTTCAAAGCGGCTAC CAACCGCCTCCTAGCCTCAGTCCCCGTCTTCCGCTACGAATACTTTGGCAACTTCACCGACGTCTcgcccctccccttcctagGCGCCTACCACGGCGCCGAACTCCCCCTCATCTTCGGCACTTACGACATCTTTGCTGAAACTTCGACccagtcgccgccgccggacAAAAAGCTGGAAGTTGCCACGAGCCGTACAATTCAGAATGATTGGGTGGCTATTGCAGCCGACGGGGCAGCTGGTCTGGAGGAGAGAGGATGGCCTCTATATTCGAgtgtggaggaggggttgaTTAGAACCTATGGGGTCGCTGCGCCGGTTGAGTCGACggaggatggatggggtGCAGGGGGCGCAGGGGGCATTGGTGGTGTACCGGCTG